TACAATTAATACCAGCATTATCTTCAAATAAGTTAAAACGTCTCTTAAGTTTTGGTAGCACCAAATTCtgtccctccccttcctctaTCCCCATGTTGTAAACTTGAACACAGTGGCCCAAGAGCATAAAAGGGTTTGGCAGAAATAGGCATCAGCCTTCCCCGTGCACGCACAAAAAGCACACGCTTCCCAAAGCCCCTCTCCACCCCTCGTTCCTCTTGTAAAGCATTACACATCTGTGGGCATCTACATACCTTTAGTAGCTGCCATAATAGTTTCATCAGCATCACAGATGGACATGGGGTTACAAAAGCGCAGCAGAGCTAAAACAAGTCCACAGAGTCCCTTTGGATGAGCGCCGTTTCACGCCTGCGCCACACCGAACTCGGCGTGCACGTCCTGTCCTGTGCACACGCACGGTCAATTCACTTCGCGATCTGCTTTGCGCTGGACAGGGCGGTGATATTAATggcttctgctttttattcttaaCATTGGAGCTTATTCTAAAATtgtacatttaaataaaaacattaattttaatccAGTATGCATAATTAAAAGCTATCCCGTCCACACAATGCTAGGacgttttccttcttttaaaaggcCAAATCTAATGagtgaaacagaagagacaaGTTACTTTGGctgcaaataattaaaaaacctggCTCAACATTCTGCTTGTACATTACGGTGTATAATTTAGATAcgttctttaaaagaaaagacacCCCAGTCAGCGACCTCTTCCATAGTTACGTAGGAACAACAATACTCTTGGCTAGCAAAATGAGAAGAGCAAGATCTGCGTTTCCATCTGCTTGTTCCAAAGCCTCGAGAGCTTCCCGTGTGGTAAAACCAGCGCCAAGGATCCGATCAACATCAGCCGCAGGAAaagcaggtggtggaggagcacCCGAGGTAAGtccagcagagccagctggTGGGCTCAGCAGTGGTTCCTCACGCCTACCCAACGGCCACGGACCTTCAGGAGCAgaactgctgcttctcccaggcGCTCCTGTGAACAGGCTCCCAGCACCCTGAGGTGCACCTTCATCCAAAGCGGGTGTAGAGGAAACGGATGCGTTTTGCTCTGAAGTCAGAACAGTTGGACTCTGATAACCTTCTGGCAAAACCTCCACCTGCTCAGGGCTCTGTTGCTGGTCAGGTGTTGCTGCAGAATTCACCACGACCAAATCACTCTTACCTGAAAACTTCTGAACCTCTAACGCACCTTCTCTGAGAGCTGACTCTGTGCGACTGACAGACCCAATGCCGATGTTTTCCATGCCAGAATCACAAGCCTGGCTCCCCTCTGCTCTTCCACCTTCAGACCTCACCTTATAGAAGGAACAACTCTGTTCCTGGCTGGCTGGATCTGAGCCTTTCTGCTCGCCTTCAGAAAGCCCCTTCTGTTGTGCTGCTGGCTCTTTGTGAACCACTTCCAGCTGAGAGACTTCTTCAGAGGCAAAGATTTTACTTTCTCCTTTCCTACTGAGGATCAAGAGTTTGTGCAGCTCTTTCAAGGCTGATGCTAGAGAGAAACATGGCTCTTCTGAAGGTCCTCCTGGATCCGTGTCCAGCCGATGGATGCTGGAGGGGGAAGAGCTGTCTTCAGCTGCTGAGTTAGACAACTCATTGTACTTTGCAGGAATTTCACTAGTGCTTTTAGACTGTGGGACAGCACCGGTGGGAAGTGGCTCACTCAGGGAGGGTGCAGACTTCAGCAACTCCACCTCCATAGAAAAGGTGTCCGAGTTCAGGTCAGATACACTTCTGTTCTTGGCCTGCAGCTTCTGCTTGCTTGCTGAGCCGTGCGCTTCACCTACAGACTGCTCAGCTACATCTACCTCCATGAAGGCTTCCGTATGGATACAGCTACAGGAGGCTGACGTTTGGGTACTCCCTTTTGCACAGGAAAGACCTGCTTTCTCCTGTCGATctcctttcatttctgtagGAGGATTTTCTGGCTGGCCGGCTTCTTCCGCAACAGGTTTCTCAATGCCACCAACATGGCAAGTTGGTTCTTGGTCAGTTGTCTCAGTTTGCTCCTCTACATGTTCTTTCTCTGGTTCTGTGCGTGTCTGATGGTCTATGAGACACTCATGCTTTTGCTCCTGTTCTGAAGACAGACATACATCTTTATTTTGCCCGTGCTTAGCAGCAGTGTCAgtcaaactgttttcttttgtcactTCCAAAGGATGTTCCTGACCACGGTCTTGTTCTTTAGCATTACATTCCTTTAGACTATCAGCAATAAATGTTTCCTTGTGTGTCTTCTGTGAAAGGCAAGCAGGATTGCAACAGGTTACCTCCCCTGTCTGGGGAGAAGGGTCGTTATTTGCCAAGGAAGCGTTATTGGAAAGATGCTGTAGTAAGAGAGGATGTTCTTCTTCTGGGGTTATCTGGCATTCAGTTGAAGACTCAAAAGACTTGACGGCTCTAGGATCAATGGGCTCTGCGAGGCTAAATTTGGATGAGCAAATTGAAGCAGGGGCAGAGACAGAACGATCAAGTAATTGATTTGTGGGATTACAGATCTTGGAATTTAGTCCTGAAGACTGGACTGGATTTTGAAACCCATCAGAAGCTGGTAATGAGGGCATTTCCAGTGAGGTAGTTTCTTTGTCACTATTCTCTAACAGAAGACAGACAAGAAAGAAGTAGTTAGGACACACGAGAACCACCGTTTTCACAGAGTAGCAAAAACTCATAAACCGATGGCTCTAAGTACCTGGTCTGTGGCCCACTCCAGCTGCAGTAAACACACACTACATGCATCAAGGCTTCTGACGTTCTGTTTGGATTAGGAAATAAACACACCAAACTTGTGTTAGCATTCAGAGCACACCACATGCACAGTTATAGTCCTGCGACCTCGCAGCTCCCCTCCCAACTGTCCACCGAAGACAGCGTACGAGCAGCAGGAGCTCCTCActttgctgccttccaggagtTCCACCTAGGAAATTCATTACAGCAAGTCAAAAATAACTCTGCTGGAGAACAATTTAAAGGCTGTTCTGTACTATCTACGCTGCAGGTTGGTCCGTGGGTGATACTACACACTTGATAAAATATATGCAGCACAAGGCATGTGGCTAGCACCGTACCGGTGCGTTCTCCATACAGCTGGAGATATTCAGGAGCCGTGTTCAGAGAAGCGAGGATCAAGAGGGACTGTGCTCCCAGCAGCTATTGCCTTGCGATGGCTAGTGGCATCACAGGGAGGAGAAGGTGAGCAAACATCAGCTTGCTGCAAAAGGGAAGCGTAGAGATCCTAGGGCGAAAGGCAGAAATCCCCAAAAGGAACTGCTGCCTGAAGCtgggaagagcaaagcaaaggaagagacaGCCAGAAGTCAAACCCAGCTCACTATTTCCTTCTCCACACGGAGAACAGATGAATTGCAGATCTCTATCAGTAGCACCAAACACCGGGTCTCGTTATCAGGACAAATTAAATAAGTGACCTTATCTTGCTAATAGTCTAATCTTGCTAATGTATCAGCTCTCATGCTCTTGTTAAATCGGTAACATGACCTTTGCTGTAAGAGCGCCTGTCCTCCCATTAAAGCTCTACTCTGCCCAGCGTCAGACACCCGAACGGCGATCCAGATTTTGTGCTGGGTCATTTGTTGCATTAGTTCCCTTCCACTTTCCAAAGGCCTCCAAACTCAGTGGTCTTAAACATATACCACTGTTCTACCTGaagtctttctcttttttacagACACCCAGGTGTACTGGCGGACCGCTAGCCACGCTCACATGTACAGCCAGGATTTCCTTTAGGTTTCACACGATGAAAGATATCTGCCTTTCTCACCTCAGCtacttgtttcttttattttcccttaaatCAAACTGGTGCACTACAGGCTGCGATACCGCCCCTCTGACCATACACTTTGATATAGAACACAGCGCCGCTGCAGGGAGCGATCCCTTGTGTTGGCTGCTCATCTGGTCTTAATGCAGCTACAACAACTTGCCGACGCTGGAGTATTAAAAAGCCAGAATTATCCTGCAGATTTTCAGACTGCTCATCTTTCCTAAGGGTGGCAAAGAGGCTCGTCACACAGGATACGGATGAGAACcggaaggattttttttccgTTCTACGCGGTAGGATCATGTTCACGCGCTCTGCTCCCGAGCCAGTCCttcagagaggaagcagaactGTCTTTTGAGTCAGTGGATCAGTAATAAGAGCCTGATCAAACACGTCAGGGATTTGCAGCCATTTAGGCAGCAGAGATTGCTGGTGTTCTGCCAAGCGCTCCTCAGCGCCATCCTTCCCGAAACCCACTGTCATCCTCCTCCCAGGGTTCTACAGGAGCTGAACCCCAGCCCCATCAAGGATATCGATCCAGCTAACACCAGGAACAAACTGTTCTCCACAAAGTGCACCATCAGGGGTAAATCCCTCTCTATACTGGGAAAAGCCCAAGTTGTGTATGTGGTGGCAGTGCCTTTCTTATATCAAGGCTGTCTGGATGAGGAGCCGCATATGGGCAAGCTACCCGAATACGCTTCCTCCTGAAGCAACTGTAGTTTTGCTGCCAGTTTTGTAAATCCTCCCTAATCACGGAACTTTTACcaatggtggtggtggggaaaaCACTGCATATTGGCAGAAAAGAGCAAGCTCGCAGACATAAATGAAGCAGATGTGGAGGATCCAGATCACAGTAAAACATACCAGGACTCCACTACCACCTCAGCTGCCTTGCCATGGGTGTTGCAGCACCAGTGAGTCAGCCGACAGAAAACATGAGGCTTGCTAAAGTGGGCTTTGGAAGATTAAATAAACCTCAAGgataaaataagaattaaataAAGCTCACGAATAATCCAGGTGCATTCAAAATGAGAACTTTAATAGCCTACAGATGTTTGCAGTGATTTCTGTTGTACCATCTACCAGCATGCAAAAATTCAGCAGCAAAAATTCCAACGGTTACGAAAGAACGCAGGCCTTGTGGGGTGCTGAGCTTCCCTGGTCCTGCATTacgttctctccctctccagccTCCTGTTCCTTCACTTGGTTTTCCTGGTACCATCTAGCAGCAACTAATAGTTttggaagagaggaggagggtATAAATCAATAATCTGACATCTTAGGATATAGCCTGTGAGCCAGAGGCTTGTAATATGCCTAAGACTTAGTCGCAGTCAATCTAAACAAGACCTGCCTTCGTTTTGTGCATGGGTGTTCTACAGGAATTAAGCAATGCACAAAATGGATTTCCTATTCTCAAAGATCTTTTACATTCCTGTAGGGCTCAGCATCATTGGAAAACAGCAGACTGCCGATTAGTCTGAACAAAGCCACGTGGTCTTTAGAACTGTAATAGTACATAAGCAGCTTTGATTTAAGTCATTTTAGgcacttttcattttgaagcGCTCaactaaaatgcttttattctaAAGACTCATCTATTTTGGGCTgaggtttgctttttatttgacCCCTTCAGCAGAGAACTAAATCCAACCATGACGTCTGCAAAGTCTCATCCAAAATGGAGAGATATTGCAAAAACCAACCCAGGCTTCATCAGGCTCCAAGTTTTAACAGGAAAAGAACTAATATTTACATCTGCACATTTTCTCTGCTGGATGATGTGAAGAGACATGAGCCCAAGCTACCAAGTCTGACCTTTAGCGATGTCAAAACGGGGCAAGGTCAAATCTATGTTTGTGTTTCCCTCTACTTGCTGCAACTTAAGTTAAAAAGCATTCAAATTTGGCTTTAAAAGTGAAACGTCTAAACTGTTTTTTGCCAATTCATTAAAGCCAGGCCTTCCTTCTGAGGTTTCTACATCTCTGGAAAAGTTATATCCTTAGAATGGAAGAAAATTGGTCAAAGGGACCAACGAGTGCAGGTTCATGCTCCCCTTCATGTAAACAGCTTCATTATTCGCAAGGAGGTCAGTGCTTGCTCTTTGGACTATCAGGCAGCAATTGGGAAGCGTTAAAGAAAGCATCCATACATTACAAATATACAATATGGAGAGAGTTAAATCTGGTTATCGCACTTCAATTTTAAATAGGAACATGCTAGAGTCTTAAAAAATTAGCAATAAAAAAGTTGAAGAAATCAACTTTATCAGCTTAAATGTGACCTGGCAAAGAGTTTTACATGTGTGTGGGAAGCAGAATCTTACTGTGTGCTTTCAGAGGGAAAAGTAGCAGTAAAACTCGGAAGTCTCTATAAAAGACTTGCATATAAAATGTTATCTTTAAAAGTTTTGGAAAAGGCCTAAGGAATACACTTTGTGAGGTGTTCACAGCTTCACTATaatagcagggaaaaaataatgaagcttTCCTCTAGTCAAAATCATAAGCTGAAGTTAAGGGAGGAGTTGCACAGAAAACCCGAGTTTCAGACAGTTTGGCTCATGGCTCCGCATTCAGCCCTGTTGGCATCCCCACCTGACTAAATTTTGCAGCCATCAAAATCTTCCGTAGCCCAGTCAGTATGCACCTGTGCGGCTTACGGATTCCAGGGCACGGGGAACAAATCCATGGCAAGGGTAAAAATTCTCTTTGCAGATCACATTTAAGGCTGATGATACACATTAGGATGTGAATTCAGCTGCCACTTTTGAAATTCAGAGCAACAGTAATCTTCAGTAAGAGAGGCAATTCACCTTCCAAGGGCATGAGCACCAttctaaggaaaaaacatgGTGAAATAGTGCTATTTCTAAAGATTGTAATGAACTTTTGTCAAGAGATTTATACTTTCTGCTACAGCTCCTCTATTTTTATATGCTGCAGCTATTGAGAACAGGATTTGCAGAAGACTCCACAAAGCTGTCCTTACACGAGGCTGCTAAAATATCACACAACTGAACCATGTCCCTGACTAGACACCACAACTCGACCCAGGTGAACGGGTGCCAGAGACAACCGATTATCTCCGCACCTTTGAAGGCCAAGAAACCAGAGCGGGCTGGAAGCTGCAAGGAGAGCACAAATTAAACAGCAAGCACCCCCAGATGCCTTCATGCAGACAGATTTTACTgtacagaaaggaagagagaagtgCAGTTAGAGTCCACGAGTAAGAATAAAGCCCCTTTCTCTCCACCATTTACTCTCTGATACTGGATTAGACTATATCTCCTAGGAGCTGAGAAGGGGAACTGCTGACAGACATCCTGATGCACAGTAAGAAAACTATGCAGATTAATATTTCAACTGGCCTCCTCCCAGTACCTGCTTCCTCTACGGACTTCTGTATTGCTTCTGCTAGTTCCTGGTCTGCGATCTCCTCCGGCCGCATGtcctcccgcccggccccgTAAGCCAGCCGGGCACACTCTGGGAGCTCGCCCTCCGGGAGGAACGTGGTCTGCGAGCCAGTCGTGCCGATCACTAGTACATTCTTCTTGAGATCGATCGAACACTGTGAAAGAGCATCGAGACATCAGGGGCCTGCGTAAGAGGCAGTTGATTCccagagaagaaggagaaaaaaggttAAACGACCCGCTTCCAATGGGAACAGCTCATAGCAGCTAAGCAGAGCGGGCCAAGAGCACCGGCTATAAGCAAAGGGCTCCGTGTGACTTGATTTGTAATAAATCATTCAGCTGGAAAGCTCTGAGCATCTTCGATGAGAGCAAAAATATTCAGGGAGCAGCCAGACATCCTATAGCCAGACACCACAATGTATATAGTGTACATACTTCTTTCATAACTGGCTGGAAGATAATCCACTATCAACTCTCCCCAGAGAAATCCTAATAAATTCACAGGCATGGCACTATGTTGCACTTAGCTTGGAAGAGCCAGTAACTGTTTCAGAAGATACCTGATGCCTCTTCAGCATATCCAGTCCTAGCAGCATGTCCATGGGCTGCTCTTCAAGGATTGAGAAGGAACATGCCAGGAAATCCCCTTCAATCTGGACCTGAGCTGAAATGCAAGGGAGAGAAGTTACCACCTCGCAACGCTACAGAGCAACAAATCTACTTCCTGCTCTTCCATCTCCTGGGAAAGGTCTGCACAAGCCTGCTGGGTAAATCTGAAACCGGCACTCTGATGTACTGTTTGGGTCACAGAAAGTCGAGCTCTGTGCGAGGCCCAGGACTACCAGGCCTGCCTTGGTCTCGAGAAGTTAATTATTGTAAAAGCTGACCTGCTCTAGAGCCTGAAGGACCGCTTATCTAACCTGCCAAGCTAGAGGAGCTGCGTACAGCTCATTAGAGCACAAGTCTGAAAAGCAACAACAGTGAAAAGAATCGATTTTTCAAGGGCAATCATCTGGCATCCAGAAAACCTGCACAAGAGCATGGACAGCCTTCTTTTCCCAAAGGAATAAGGAATATGAAACACTCCACTGTACCAGAACCCTTCCTGAGCAGCTCATACTGCCTAACAGTCCCACCCCAAACAGGAAAGATCCCACTATTTCACATTAGCCCTGTTTTTTGCACCCAGACTGAACACATCCTCTGAGCTGAGGACACCCTCACCTAAAAGCGTTAAGgtaattccattaaaaaagcatgaaatgagTCAGAAGCCAGAGTACCACGCCTGAGTCAAACAAACATCTTGCAGATGCGCTTCCATTTTACTCTGCAGGAGTTTCTAGCAATTACAGCATTAAACCAGATACTCCTCGGTGCCAAGATTCTGAGAAACGCAATCAAACTGCCGCTAAAGCTGCCCAAAGAAGAATGCCAGTACTTACCTAAGTGCACTCTGCCAATTATCTTCTGCGTCCCTACACCTTTAGCTATGCCAGCCCATCGCCGATCTACCAGCCTCATTATGTTGCACCTTTCAGCACAAGCTTGGCTCATGATGGTCATCTGGGCACCTAACAGCAACAGAATCGGTGTTAAATCCTGACAGCTCATCACAAATTAAAATTCTCTCCTGGAAGGGCTTAAGATCTTGCACTCAGCAGCCGGGAAACCACACTGCATCAGCAACTACATTAGGGCATAGAGGCTTCCTGTGAATCCCACTGCGCTGAACTGACTGTGTATACACAGATCAGCACTGACAGTAAAGTACGTATCGCTGTAGAGCTGGAATAACCCCAAGTACTTTCCCTTTAAGGCTGTGGATGGGAAGCACAGCATTAAAGGCATGCAAAATCcctccatctgtaaaatgataTAAGACATACAAGTGGCAGTGACCTTTCTGGCATCGCAGTCCCAGAAATGCTCACAGCAGCCTTGATCTGGGGTATTCAAGCACTCACGCGCTCTGCTTCTTGCAACAATTTCCTCTGTTCGCCTTAAAACAATGCCCAGGCTGCTCTCAGGTTTTAATTAGGTCCTTCAAAATCTTGTAATGCACTGCTTTATTCTGGAATTTTTGGGCAAAACTTCTGGAGCATTTAGTCTCCCTCAGtgagggaaaggagagcatggagaaagagatgaaaatgGGAGTAATTCACCTGAGTCAACAAAGGCTTTCACTGGATGTCCATTGACTTTGCAGTTAATATACAGCATCACCACCTGGCCAAAACTCTCGGGGGCCTCTTCCATTGCTATCGTCATGTTTTCTTCAATGTTTTGTTGCCTGAATTTaatggagaagagagagaaaaatcagaccTTCCATGGGCCAAACCTTATAAGCATCCCCGACTTCCAAACAGATCTGGTAATCCCACCCACTGCAGCTCACCTTACAAACAGCACATTTAAACCACAAAAAGGACTGCTTTATTAGCTAAACATAGCCGCCTTAGCAGAGGGATTGCTAGTCATGATCTTGGCTTAATCCAGAGCCACCACGTCGCTCCCCAGCAGCCGTGAAGCCTGCTCCTTCCAACGCCTTGCCTAACTCACACAACAGCACCTGGCGACCTTCTGTTGGCAAGAGAAACCTGTCACCACAGAGTTAACCTGGAGAACTTGTGAGCAAAAAACCTGCGTATTTATTAGTCACTCTAAAATAAAGCACTCAGGGCACACGATGAAGATGTTGCCAGTAGCTACAACGCTGGAATCCCACACAGCAGCTGAACATGAAAATCCTCCAACGTTTCCCTggtatctttccttttccaggcataggaagggagggaggtgagCAAAACTGCAGCGACACCACCATGAGCACAGGTCCTCACTGCAAATTCAAGCCTACAGAAGAAACGCTCTTCAAGAAGCCCATCACAGCCCCTACACTAATCTTGGAAGCGGTGGGTATCTGTAGCAACTGCATCCAAAATAGCTTTATCTACCAAAAGTGAAAAGGGCGTCCAAATTTTGATgccatttcccttttcctcctcagtaggggaagggggaaaaacccaagCTCCTTTCTTACCTGTCTTCTGTACTGTGGTAGCCCTTCCCACAACAAGATGGGTAGACACGGTTTCTTGGTCGGCAACCAAGACCTGGCTTGCTTGGGAGCTAAAGCGCCCTGCTACCCACTGCCAGCCTGTCCTGCTTCATATACACGTGAAACAAAGAGCCACACGTTGCCCTGTCTTTTATTATTTAAGCTTAAAGTGGATATACAGTGGTTaatcttcagtttgttttcttgtcaAATCCATTATTCTGTTTCCTCTGTGCTTGCCACTCTCTCCGCTTGAAGGGCAGGGGCGTGTCTCAGAAAATACGATGCTTGCAATAGCTTCCAATCAATCTTGGGCAGAGTGCATCTAATTAAGCAAGGAGTTCAGAGAAACTAAGTGGGGCGTGAAATCTGGGCACTGTTAGGTGCCCAAACTGTTCCCCAAGAGCTGCACAGCCTCGGGCACATCACCTTTATCTGTCACCTCATCCATGGAGGAAGGAAATCGTTCCTACACCTGCCAGCAATGTTTTGCTACCTACAGtgtatatttttctgcattgctaAGCTAAGCACTTATCCAGCACCAACACCTTGTCAGTCATAACGCAGGAATGGCTCCTACCACA
This genomic stretch from Phalacrocorax carbo chromosome 20, bPhaCar2.1, whole genome shotgun sequence harbors:
- the DDI2 gene encoding protein DDI1 homolog 2 isoform X1, which gives rise to MPSLPASDGFQNPVQSSGLNSKICNPTNQLLDRSVSAPASICSSKFSLAEPIDPRAVKSFESSTECQITPEEEHPLLLQHLSNNASLANNDPSPQTGEVTCCNPACLSQKTHKETFIADSLKECNAKEQDRGQEHPLEVTKENSLTDTAAKHGQNKDVCLSSEQEQKHECLIDHQTRTEPEKEHVEEQTETTDQEPTCHVGGIEKPVAEEAGQPENPPTEMKGDRQEKAGLSCAKGSTQTSASCSCIHTEAFMEVDVAEQSVGEAHGSASKQKLQAKNRSVSDLNSDTFSMEVELLKSAPSLSEPLPTGAVPQSKSTSEIPAKYNELSNSAAEDSSSPSSIHRLDTDPGGPSEEPCFSLASALKELHKLLILSRKGESKIFASEEVSQLEVVHKEPAAQQKGLSEGEQKGSDPASQEQSCSFYKVRSEGGRAEGSQACDSGMENIGIGSVSRTESALREGALEVQKFSGKSDLVVVNSAATPDQQQSPEQVEVLPEGYQSPTVLTSEQNASVSSTPALDEGAPQGAGSLFTGAPGRSSSSAPEGPWPLGRREEPLLSPPAGSAGLTSGAPPPPAFPAADVDRILGAGFTTREALEALEQADGNADLALLILLAKSIVVPT
- the DDI2 gene encoding protein DDI1 homolog 2 isoform X2 encodes the protein MLLTVFCLRRDRSELTFSLQVDADFELQNLRALCEMESGIPAAESQIVYAERPLTDNNRSLASYGLKDGDVVILRQKETVEPRPSIRFPALPRIDFSSIAVPGTSTQQHQPPAQRLRPSPPDAPSFPQGLDNPALLREMLLANPHELSLLKERNPPLAEALLSGDLEKFTRVLLEQQQDRARREQERIRLYSADPFDLEAQAKIEEDIRQQNIEENMTIAMEEAPESFGQVVMLYINCKVNGHPVKAFVDSGAQMTIMSQACAERCNIMRLVDRRWAGIAKGVGTQKIIGRVHLAQVQIEGDFLACSFSILEEQPMDMLLGLDMLKRHQCSIDLKKNVLVIGTTGSQTTFLPEGELPECARLAYGAGREDMRPEEIADQELAEAIQKSVEEAVAARWYQENQVKEQEAGEGENVMQDQGSSAPHKACVLS